A genomic window from Desulfuribacillus stibiiarsenatis includes:
- a CDS encoding helix-turn-helix domain-containing protein: protein MLGQRLRGLRKLKKMTQQDIADKMSLAKSTISQYENNINEPDNEMINKLADFFEVTVDYLLGRTDNPSPADTDDWGLPEDAHVFFKDYEKLSDEDKVKAREHIKFLLHMAEQKNNENGQK from the coding sequence ATGTTAGGTCAGAGGTTAAGAGGTTTGAGAAAATTAAAAAAAATGACCCAACAAGATATTGCAGACAAAATGAGTTTAGCGAAATCTACTATCTCTCAATATGAAAACAACATTAATGAACCTGATAATGAAATGATAAATAAACTTGCTGACTTCTTCGAGGTTACTGTAGACTATTTACTCGGTAGAACGGACAACCCATCCCCTGCTGACACTGATGACTGGGGACTTCCAGAGGATGCTCATGTGTTTTTCAAGGACTATGAGAAATTGTCTGATGAGGATAAAGTAAAAGCTAGAGAACATATAAAGTTCCTACTGCATATGGCTGAGCAGAAGAATAATGAAAACGGTCAAAAGTAA
- a CDS encoding replicative helicase loader/inhibitor translates to MTRKEIMQLLGIATANFPSLQEKDLKPTAILWEKTLSDVPYQVAENALIKVLSTSKFFPTVAEIREAIVAITEPRKLDAIEAWDLIVQAIRKYGFYREPQAMESLPEDVARMARRFTWRELCHNENPDTLRAQFRMAWETESKREKEMSVLPTDIRELIGTVSNQLVMDRPPLRLVKKVD, encoded by the coding sequence ATGACTCGTAAAGAGATTATGCAACTTCTTGGAATAGCTACTGCCAACTTTCCAAGTTTACAGGAGAAAGATTTAAAGCCAACAGCGATTCTGTGGGAGAAGACATTGTCAGATGTGCCTTATCAGGTTGCAGAAAATGCACTAATTAAGGTGTTGTCAACATCGAAATTCTTCCCAACAGTTGCTGAAATCCGTGAGGCAATAGTTGCTATAACTGAGCCTAGAAAGCTAGATGCAATTGAGGCTTGGGACTTAATTGTTCAGGCTATCAGGAAATATGGGTTCTATCGCGAACCACAGGCTATGGAGTCATTACCAGAAGACGTAGCAAGAATGGCTAGACGTTTTACATGGCGCGAGCTATGTCACAATGAAAATCCTGATACCTTGCGTGCTCAATTTCGAATGGCATGGGAGACTGAGTCTAAGAGAGAAAAAGAAATGAGTGTTCTACCAACGGACATAAGAGAGTTGATTGGTACGGTATCCAATCAATTAGTAATGGATAGGCCACCTTTAAGGTTAGTAAAGAAAGTTGATTAG
- a CDS encoding helix-turn-helix transcriptional regulator — translation MKNIRLKEARKKKGYTQEQMASFLGYKSKSGYANIETGINKPPLMIAHKIAQLLDQEVQYLFFENEVHESRTNRKSTA, via the coding sequence TTGAAGAACATTAGACTTAAAGAAGCTAGAAAAAAGAAAGGTTATACACAAGAGCAAATGGCATCATTTCTAGGTTATAAGTCGAAAAGCGGTTATGCAAATATTGAAACTGGGATAAACAAACCACCGTTGATGATAGCACATAAAATTGCACAGTTACTTGATCAAGAAGTTCAATACCTTTTTTTTGAAAATGAAGTTCACGAATCACGAACAAATCGAAAATCAACCGCATGA
- a CDS encoding DNA cytosine methyltransferase: MRSNEIIVDNFAGGGGASTGISLAIGRSVDIAINHDPSAISMHKANHPETEHYCEDVWDVDPVKACKGRPVALAWFSPDCKHFSKAKGGKPVDKKIRGLAWLAVKWAKAVKPRVIMLENVEEFKTWGPLKEGRPDPERKGETFQLFVKSLNKLGYKVEFQELRACDFGAPTIRKRFFMIARCDGRQIKWPEPTHGAPDSQEVQAGLLKPWRTAAEIIDWSIPCPSIFDRKKPLSENTLIRIARGIKKFIIESENPYVLDNKSLFLQHYYTHQGEEARGSSLNEPISTIPTANRFGLVCAFISKYYAGCSRSTASGLHDGLHTITARPTHSLVTAFISQQYKTSIGHKADAPLGTVTTVNKANLVTAFLLKYYGSDIGQSLNYPLHTVTTKDRFGLVTIKGMEYQIMDIGMRMLQPRELFDAQGFPKDYIIEHDNERNPINKTDQVAKCGNSVPPVFAEHLVRANLHEICIERKAG, encoded by the coding sequence ATGAGATCAAATGAAATCATCGTAGATAATTTTGCAGGCGGTGGTGGAGCATCTACGGGAATATCGCTAGCAATTGGAAGATCAGTTGATATAGCAATCAATCATGATCCATCTGCCATTTCTATGCATAAGGCGAACCATCCGGAAACAGAGCATTACTGTGAGGATGTTTGGGATGTAGATCCAGTGAAAGCATGCAAGGGTAGACCAGTGGCATTAGCCTGGTTTTCTCCAGATTGCAAGCATTTTAGCAAGGCTAAAGGTGGAAAGCCAGTAGATAAAAAAATCAGAGGGCTAGCGTGGTTAGCAGTAAAGTGGGCTAAGGCGGTAAAGCCAAGAGTGATAATGCTTGAGAATGTCGAAGAGTTTAAAACATGGGGGCCGCTAAAAGAAGGTCGTCCAGATCCAGAACGCAAAGGCGAAACATTTCAACTATTCGTAAAATCATTGAATAAGTTAGGTTACAAAGTAGAATTTCAAGAATTAAGGGCATGTGATTTTGGCGCTCCGACAATAAGAAAAAGGTTTTTCATGATTGCACGTTGTGATGGACGACAAATTAAATGGCCAGAACCAACGCATGGTGCTCCTGATTCTCAGGAGGTGCAAGCAGGATTATTAAAACCTTGGAGAACTGCAGCGGAGATAATTGATTGGTCAATTCCATGCCCTAGTATATTCGATAGGAAAAAGCCACTGAGCGAAAATACGCTAATAAGAATAGCTCGGGGAATTAAGAAGTTTATTATAGAATCGGAAAATCCGTATGTGCTAGATAACAAGTCTTTATTCTTACAGCATTATTATACACATCAAGGAGAAGAAGCTAGGGGAAGTAGTTTAAATGAACCGATATCAACTATACCAACAGCCAACAGGTTTGGGTTAGTATGTGCCTTTATTAGCAAGTATTACGCTGGATGCAGTAGGTCAACAGCCTCAGGTTTGCATGATGGTCTACACACGATTACAGCTAGGCCAACTCACTCGTTAGTGACAGCGTTTATCTCACAGCAATATAAAACATCAATTGGCCACAAAGCGGATGCACCACTTGGAACTGTAACGACAGTCAATAAGGCAAATCTAGTAACAGCATTTCTGCTTAAATATTACGGTTCTGACATTGGACAATCATTAAATTACCCACTTCATACAGTTACAACTAAGGATAGGTTTGGCTTAGTGACAATCAAAGGAATGGAGTATCAGATTATGGACATAGGAATGAGAATGCTGCAGCCTAGGGAGTTATTTGATGCTCAAGGATTTCCTAAAGACTACATTATTGAACATGACAACGAAAGGAATCCAATTAACAAGACTGATCAAGTAGCCAAGTGTGGAAATTCAGTACCACCAGTATTTGCAGAGCATCTAGTTAGAGCGAACTTACATGAGATATGCATAGAGAGAAAAGCAGGATAA
- a CDS encoding MmcB family DNA repair protein, whose translation MSDKIARHIKKVSSHHIKLALERKHQDDFFMTEVKNGPTHAAGKGELLIMDAVAIKKSWANPCITVYEVKVDRQDFLRDDKWRGYTNYGHQFSFVCPTGLIEPQELPDDVGLIYYNHEKQSLYTKRKAHYKNIEISVDMLMYVIMSKLQSDRYPFFSSKQEYYEQYVQDKISKKDLGWKVSSKLVQDMVKMNNELNRLKNDLEDTKHYKEQLEKVKSIIRDYGIQINRWNGWEEELRNTLASSMPPNVMNAVELIASNAERLKQLLKKEVS comes from the coding sequence GTGAGCGATAAGATTGCACGTCATATCAAAAAAGTAAGTTCACATCATATCAAGCTAGCACTAGAAAGAAAGCACCAAGATGATTTTTTCATGACTGAGGTCAAAAACGGTCCTACTCATGCAGCTGGTAAAGGCGAATTACTGATAATGGATGCAGTAGCAATAAAGAAAAGCTGGGCAAATCCATGTATCACTGTTTATGAGGTTAAGGTAGATCGTCAGGACTTCTTGCGTGATGATAAATGGAGAGGGTACACGAATTATGGCCATCAATTCAGCTTTGTATGTCCTACTGGTTTAATAGAACCACAAGAGCTGCCAGATGATGTTGGATTGATTTATTACAATCACGAAAAGCAATCGCTATATACTAAGCGCAAGGCACACTACAAGAATATCGAAATATCAGTAGATATGCTGATGTATGTGATTATGAGTAAGCTTCAATCAGACCGTTACCCGTTCTTTTCATCGAAGCAGGAATACTATGAGCAGTATGTGCAAGATAAGATTTCTAAAAAAGATTTGGGATGGAAAGTTTCATCTAAGCTAGTACAAGACATGGTAAAGATGAATAATGAACTGAATAGATTGAAGAACGATTTAGAAGATACCAAGCACTACAAAGAACAATTAGAAAAAGTTAAATCAATAATTCGTGATTATGGGATTCAAATCAATCGCTGGAACGGCTGGGAAGAAGAATTGAGAAATACTTTAGCCAGTAGTATGCCGCCAAATGTAATGAATGCTGTTGAACTGATTGCTAGTAATGCGGAGAGACTAAAGCAACTGTTGAAGAAGGAAGTGTCGTAA
- a CDS encoding recombinase family protein, whose product MKIALYVRVSTDEQAREGFSISEQQTRLQAYCIAQGWDHYELFIDDGYSAKDIDRPKLNEIIDMVKQKQISKVMVTKLDRMSRRLLDLLNLIDFFQDHSVSFVSVSEAFDTNTPAGRLTLQVLGAVAEFERERIAERVRDNMYHIAKEGKPVNKPCYGFDLVDIETGKIASKKDGIGGNCEIRINEQEAIWAIKGAEMIISDQGPWIVAKMFNESGILTKRGNMWTAKAVRIYYENNEMLRGNSWWNRTYKKGKKTIERPQDEWLLVENTHEGILDNETYEKLQDKLLKTKGVPVQTQKSIYLLSGIVYCGHCGEKMYGMSAKPRIIANKQYTIIPKYHCSGYVKKGQCFSHFIHVEKLEAAVINELLNLDKTDFVGDLKVELSNRQQIESELKHVEKNLSLIDERFQKQFRAYELGIVSIDLLKQAKDRLNKEQKELEQRRSQLIETLANNLSPEEIKKRIQDKVTYYSSTLCSDSLEAKQSAIRDMVQSVTIYEGQKIDITPPY is encoded by the coding sequence ATGAAAATAGCCTTATATGTTCGAGTATCGACTGATGAACAGGCACGCGAAGGTTTCTCCATATCAGAGCAGCAGACACGCTTGCAAGCATATTGTATTGCTCAAGGATGGGACCATTACGAGCTATTTATTGACGATGGTTATTCGGCTAAAGATATTGACCGTCCAAAACTTAATGAAATTATAGACATGGTAAAACAAAAGCAGATCTCTAAAGTCATGGTCACTAAGCTGGACCGTATGAGTCGTCGATTGCTAGACTTATTGAATCTCATCGATTTTTTTCAGGACCATTCCGTTTCTTTTGTATCTGTGAGTGAAGCTTTTGATACGAATACGCCGGCCGGAAGATTAACATTGCAAGTGTTAGGCGCTGTAGCAGAGTTTGAACGTGAACGAATTGCGGAGCGTGTACGTGATAACATGTACCACATTGCTAAAGAAGGTAAGCCAGTTAATAAGCCATGTTATGGTTTTGACCTTGTAGATATTGAGACTGGTAAAATTGCATCTAAGAAAGATGGTATTGGTGGTAATTGTGAGATACGCATAAATGAACAAGAGGCTATTTGGGCTATAAAAGGTGCTGAAATGATTATCTCAGACCAAGGGCCATGGATTGTAGCAAAAATGTTTAACGAGAGTGGGATTCTTACTAAACGAGGAAACATGTGGACGGCTAAAGCAGTACGAATCTATTATGAAAATAATGAAATGCTCCGAGGCAATAGTTGGTGGAACCGTACTTACAAGAAAGGCAAAAAAACAATTGAAAGACCTCAGGACGAATGGCTTTTGGTCGAAAATACACATGAAGGAATATTAGATAATGAAACATACGAGAAGTTACAGGATAAGTTGCTAAAAACTAAAGGCGTTCCAGTCCAAACTCAGAAGAGTATATATTTGTTATCAGGAATAGTATACTGCGGACACTGTGGTGAAAAGATGTATGGAATGAGTGCTAAACCACGGATTATAGCAAATAAACAGTATACGATAATACCCAAATACCATTGCTCAGGATATGTAAAGAAAGGCCAGTGCTTTTCCCACTTTATTCATGTTGAAAAATTAGAAGCAGCAGTAATCAATGAATTACTGAATCTTGATAAAACTGATTTTGTTGGTGATTTAAAAGTTGAATTATCCAACCGGCAGCAAATAGAATCTGAATTAAAGCATGTTGAGAAGAATTTATCATTGATTGATGAGCGCTTTCAGAAGCAGTTTAGGGCATATGAATTAGGGATAGTGTCAATTGATTTGTTAAAACAGGCTAAAGATCGTTTAAATAAAGAGCAGAAAGAACTTGAGCAGAGAAGAAGCCAATTGATAGAGACTTTGGCCAATAATTTAAGTCCGGAAGAAATTAAAAAAAGGATTCAGGACAAAGTTACATATTATTCTTCTACTCTATGCAGTGATTCATTAGAGGCAAAACAAAGTGCTATTCGTGATATGGTGCAATCTGTAACGATTTATGAGGGGCAAAAGATAGATATTACTCCACCATATTGA
- a CDS encoding MBL fold metallo-hydrolase — protein sequence MLNIKVLASSSKGNCYHITDGSTPLLLECGISFKEIQKGLNFKTSDIQGCLISHEHKDHCKAVSDVIKAGIDVYASQGTIGAMNVSSHRLNVIQAKKQFNIGTWTILPFQTEHDCAEPLGFLLTNQAGEKLLFATDTYYVRYKFRGLTHIMIECNYAIDILRKNVENGKVPAAMKDRLFKSHFSLANVKEFLRANDLSMVQEIYLLHLSDGNSDSDRFKREIQELTGKIVKIAGY from the coding sequence TTGCTTAACATTAAGGTATTAGCAAGCAGTAGCAAAGGGAACTGCTATCATATTACGGATGGCAGTACTCCCTTGCTCCTGGAGTGTGGAATTAGCTTCAAAGAGATTCAGAAAGGGCTCAATTTCAAAACATCGGATATTCAAGGGTGCTTAATATCTCATGAACATAAGGACCATTGCAAGGCAGTGAGTGACGTTATAAAAGCAGGAATTGACGTATACGCATCACAGGGAACCATAGGGGCTATGAATGTATCTAGTCACCGATTAAATGTCATACAGGCGAAAAAACAGTTCAATATCGGCACCTGGACCATATTGCCGTTCCAGACCGAGCATGATTGCGCTGAACCCTTAGGATTCCTACTCACAAATCAAGCTGGTGAGAAGTTGTTATTCGCCACAGACACCTACTATGTACGATATAAGTTCCGTGGGCTCACACATATTATGATTGAGTGTAATTACGCAATCGATATCCTCCGGAAGAATGTAGAAAATGGGAAAGTTCCAGCTGCAATGAAGGACAGGCTTTTCAAATCGCATTTCAGCTTGGCGAATGTTAAAGAGTTCCTAAGAGCCAATGATTTGAGCATGGTGCAAGAGATTTATTTATTGCATTTAAGTGATGGTAATAGCGATTCTGATAGATTTAAACGGGAAATACAAGAGTTGACAGGGAAGATTGTTAAAATAGCAGGATATTAA
- a CDS encoding XtrA/YqaO family protein, which produces MCRNASKPCAIIISNGQAKITELPDFGETVIVTHQAKVKRVKFDEGEEF; this is translated from the coding sequence ATGTGTAGAAATGCATCGAAACCCTGTGCTATCATAATCTCAAATGGACAAGCGAAGATTACCGAGTTGCCAGACTTTGGGGAGACTGTAATTGTTACTCATCAGGCGAAGGTGAAACGCGTAAAGTTTGATGAGGGGGAAGAGTTTTGA
- a CDS encoding recombinase RecT, whose protein sequence is MTNISIVKKDTVDIVAAKVKEFQERGELHFPANYSPENAMKSAWLILQEAKTGKNEGYKPVLEVCSKDSIANSLLDMVVQGLNPAKKQGYFIAYGKQLIFQRSYFGTMAVTKRVTAAKDIDASVIYEGDEVDYEIINGRIKNLTHKQKFGNINKEKILGAYCMITFSNDEVYTELMTMDEIRKAWSKSQMWGKDQDTERQGSTHDDFKQEMCKKTVINRACKKFMNSSDDSSLIMKHFRRSDEALTEAEVEAEISENANSEFIDVESEPIDEDSIELPEGIEQQQMTIETSQQRKPSFA, encoded by the coding sequence ATGACTAATATTTCTATAGTTAAAAAAGACACGGTTGATATTGTAGCAGCGAAGGTAAAAGAATTCCAAGAACGTGGAGAACTACACTTCCCTGCTAACTATAGCCCGGAGAATGCAATGAAAAGCGCTTGGTTGATTCTCCAAGAGGCTAAGACAGGTAAAAACGAAGGTTATAAGCCTGTACTTGAAGTTTGCTCCAAAGACTCAATCGCTAATAGCCTGTTAGATATGGTTGTTCAAGGATTGAATCCTGCTAAGAAACAAGGGTACTTCATAGCTTACGGAAAGCAGCTCATATTCCAACGTTCTTATTTTGGCACTATGGCCGTTACGAAGAGAGTCACAGCAGCCAAAGATATAGATGCATCTGTAATCTATGAGGGTGACGAGGTTGACTACGAGATCATAAACGGACGTATTAAAAACTTAACCCATAAGCAGAAGTTCGGTAACATCAATAAAGAAAAAATTCTAGGCGCATATTGCATGATTACCTTTTCAAATGATGAGGTCTACACAGAACTAATGACCATGGATGAAATAAGAAAAGCCTGGTCCAAATCTCAAATGTGGGGAAAAGACCAAGATACAGAGAGACAGGGCAGCACGCATGATGATTTCAAACAGGAAATGTGCAAAAAAACGGTCATCAATAGAGCTTGCAAAAAGTTCATGAACTCCAGTGATGATAGTAGTCTGATAATGAAACACTTTAGACGTTCTGATGAGGCATTAACTGAGGCTGAGGTTGAAGCTGAAATATCTGAGAATGCCAATAGTGAGTTTATCGATGTTGAGAGTGAGCCAATAGACGAAGATTCTATAGAGCTGCCAGAAGGTATTGAACAGCAACAAATGACCATAGAAACATCCCAGCAAAGGAAGCCTAGCTTTGCTTAA
- a CDS encoding AAA family ATPase, with protein sequence MQMKLINLVLKNFKGIKHFELNTIGGNADIFGDNATGKTTVYDAFLWLLFDKDSQNKKDFAIKTLDEQGNVIHGLEHEVEGTFDVNGKRLSLRKVYAEKWTKKRGSVHQEFTGNTTDYFINDVPVKKSEYTDKIESIAKEDIFKLLTSPTYFNEQLHWQDRRKILLEVCGDIADQDVIALNEKLSVLASVLGERSIDEHKKVIASRRKKINEELEKIPVRIDEINHNLPDISGLNQNEITSEISTLKEQIQLKNDEITRIRNGGQIAEKQKQIREIESEMIAVKNELTQATNAKLQTKQRELSEINSKILDLDNQQIAKQRSIGNIENEIKIASEKREKLVAKWSEIDSEVFSHCQDENCATCGQALPSEQIQLAKEKAVAIFNKSKSERLEAVEGEGLAAKNQIEKLEKQLDTEKFQIATLQGTITKLNKDREPLQAEIESIKEQANEAAHDSRLIELNEQIEVLKVEIVELNTSVDAELAKVRSEIAELEGKKCDFESDLMKFEQVKSATKRIDELKAEERNLAEEFEKLEHELYLVEEFTRVKVAMLDEKINKKFKLARFKMFETQVNGGLQEVCETLYNGVPYSSGLNNAARINVGIDIINTLSQHYGFNAPIFIDNRESVTKLAESNSQLISLIVSGLDKKLRVETENRDMREAV encoded by the coding sequence ATGCAAATGAAATTAATCAATCTAGTTCTTAAGAACTTTAAAGGCATTAAGCATTTCGAATTAAATACCATTGGTGGTAATGCTGACATTTTCGGCGACAACGCAACGGGCAAAACCACCGTGTACGATGCATTCTTGTGGCTGCTATTCGATAAGGACAGTCAGAATAAAAAGGACTTTGCTATTAAAACACTAGATGAGCAAGGAAATGTCATCCATGGCCTAGAGCATGAGGTTGAAGGAACATTTGATGTTAATGGTAAGAGATTGTCACTACGTAAGGTCTATGCAGAAAAATGGACCAAGAAACGTGGTTCTGTGCATCAAGAATTTACAGGTAACACAACTGACTATTTCATCAATGACGTTCCAGTAAAAAAGAGCGAGTACACAGATAAGATTGAGAGCATTGCAAAAGAAGATATTTTCAAACTATTAACATCCCCAACGTATTTCAATGAACAACTGCACTGGCAGGACAGAAGAAAGATTCTCCTTGAGGTTTGCGGCGATATTGCAGACCAGGACGTAATCGCATTAAATGAAAAGTTATCAGTGCTAGCATCAGTCCTTGGAGAACGCTCCATTGACGAACACAAGAAAGTCATAGCTTCACGCAGAAAGAAAATCAATGAGGAACTTGAGAAAATCCCAGTACGCATTGATGAAATCAACCACAACTTACCTGATATATCAGGTCTAAATCAAAACGAAATCACATCCGAGATATCCACTCTAAAAGAACAAATCCAGTTAAAGAATGATGAAATTACACGCATCCGGAACGGTGGCCAAATTGCAGAGAAACAAAAGCAGATTCGAGAAATTGAGTCTGAAATGATTGCTGTTAAGAACGAATTGACGCAGGCTACTAATGCAAAGCTTCAAACAAAGCAACGTGAGTTGTCAGAGATAAATTCTAAGATTTTAGATTTAGATAACCAGCAAATAGCAAAACAACGGTCAATTGGAAATATTGAAAATGAAATAAAGATTGCAAGCGAGAAAAGAGAAAAGCTAGTCGCTAAATGGTCAGAGATCGATTCAGAAGTATTCTCTCATTGTCAAGACGAGAATTGCGCTACATGCGGTCAAGCATTACCAAGTGAACAGATTCAACTTGCAAAAGAAAAAGCCGTTGCAATATTTAACAAGAGTAAATCTGAACGATTAGAAGCAGTAGAGGGCGAAGGTCTTGCTGCTAAAAATCAGATTGAGAAGCTAGAAAAGCAATTGGATACAGAGAAGTTCCAGATCGCAACACTGCAAGGGACCATTACTAAGCTCAATAAAGATAGAGAACCATTGCAGGCTGAAATTGAATCTATTAAGGAACAAGCTAATGAAGCTGCACATGACTCTAGACTTATTGAATTGAATGAGCAAATTGAAGTTCTAAAGGTTGAAATCGTTGAACTAAATACATCAGTCGATGCAGAGTTAGCAAAAGTCAGAAGTGAGATTGCAGAACTCGAAGGCAAGAAGTGTGATTTCGAATCTGATTTGATGAAATTCGAGCAAGTTAAGTCAGCTACAAAGCGCATTGACGAACTGAAAGCAGAAGAACGAAATCTGGCCGAAGAGTTTGAAAAGCTGGAGCATGAGTTATATCTAGTTGAAGAATTTACTCGAGTAAAAGTCGCTATGTTGGATGAAAAGATCAATAAGAAATTTAAACTTGCACGCTTCAAGATGTTCGAAACACAGGTTAATGGCGGACTTCAAGAAGTATGTGAGACTCTATACAATGGTGTACCTTATTCCAGTGGCCTAAATAATGCAGCACGTATCAATGTCGGAATCGATATCATTAACACACTTTCACAACACTATGGATTTAATGCTCCTATATTTATCGACAATCGTGAATCAGTGACAAAGCTTGCTGAAAGTAATAGCCAACTGATTAGCCTTATTGTGAGTGGTTTGGATAAGAAATTGCGTGTAGAAACTGAGAATCGTGATATGAGGGAGGCAGTATAG
- a CDS encoding ComEA family DNA-binding protein encodes MQEERTKKPFYKKWWVWLIAGFLIIGAIGGGEETASLNQAQVPSDSNSELDKPGEDSTGDIEVAKEPAVETEKEEPAVNPVSPATTTPDTSAQQPVLAQVKKEQPVAPVATQLATETKKEEPVQAQVTTQPAAEPKQDCPPGTINVNTASREELMNIIHIDEKRVDDLIKNRPYATLDQLDRINGIAKQRVADIKAEGLACAN; translated from the coding sequence ATGCAAGAAGAGAGAACTAAAAAACCTTTTTATAAAAAGTGGTGGGTATGGTTGATCGCTGGATTCTTGATAATTGGTGCCATCGGTGGTGGAGAAGAGACAGCATCACTAAATCAGGCTCAAGTACCAAGTGATTCGAATAGCGAATTGGACAAGCCAGGTGAAGATTCGACTGGAGATATTGAAGTTGCTAAAGAACCAGCTGTAGAAACTGAGAAAGAAGAACCAGCTGTTAATCCTGTATCACCTGCAACTACTACCCCAGATACTTCTGCGCAACAACCAGTACTAGCTCAAGTTAAGAAGGAACAACCTGTGGCTCCAGTAGCTACTCAATTAGCAACTGAAACTAAAAAAGAGGAACCAGTACAAGCACAAGTAACTACACAGCCTGCTGCTGAACCGAAACAAGATTGCCCTCCTGGCACCATAAACGTCAATACTGCATCTAGGGAAGAGTTGATGAATATAATTCATATTGACGAAAAAAGGGTTGATGATTTAATAAAAAACAGACCATATGCAACGTTAGATCAATTAGATCGTATCAATGGCATTGCAAAGCAAAGAGTTGCTGACATAAAAGCAGAAGGACTTGCATGTGCAAACTAA
- a CDS encoding Holliday junction resolvase RecU encodes MSFEALIEYTNKLYEQTGRAIVTKRPTPVKVLKLVNGRIKDGWFEKPSTVDYEGTFQGRSVNFEAKSTKELTRFDLKNIHDHQVQHLKKCHEHGGISFILVEFRTQRKTFLMQYETFAGYWSRRVRGGTKSISFDEFEHTAYEVPRGKVPVDYLSVVQKIWELREVS; translated from the coding sequence ATGAGCTTTGAGGCATTAATAGAATACACCAATAAACTCTATGAGCAGACAGGACGGGCGATAGTAACGAAGAGGCCTACTCCAGTAAAGGTGCTTAAGCTTGTAAATGGCCGAATCAAAGACGGCTGGTTTGAGAAACCTTCTACCGTGGATTACGAAGGTACTTTCCAAGGACGGTCAGTAAACTTCGAGGCTAAGTCAACAAAGGAGCTTACAAGGTTTGATTTGAAGAACATTCATGATCATCAGGTGCAGCATCTTAAGAAATGTCATGAGCACGGTGGGATAAGCTTTATCCTAGTTGAGTTCAGAACACAGCGTAAGACTTTCTTGATGCAGTACGAAACATTTGCAGGCTACTGGAGCAGACGTGTCAGGGGTGGCACAAAGAGCATTAGTTTTGATGAATTTGAGCACACGGCGTATGAAGTGCCGAGGGGTAAGGTGCCAGTGGATTACTTAAGTGTAGTGCAGAAAATATGGGAATTGAGGGAAGTGTCGTGA
- a CDS encoding ImmA/IrrE family metallo-endopeptidase, with protein MYKTTHLEDWIYKKYNWLKIVSPEDINPVRICREFSIFLNYKELPSHSLEQVRFRSITIDSRLSKEQQHEEFFHELCHLLRHCGKHYMLPKAFLELQENQANTFAMYATLPYYMLQHYDLNEYDIVPFLSENFTVTESLVVKRLEQIKNRILLYKESKELNGHENSLICSSID; from the coding sequence ATGTATAAAACAACCCACTTAGAAGATTGGATTTACAAGAAATATAATTGGTTGAAAATTGTATCTCCTGAGGACATAAATCCAGTAAGAATATGCCGTGAATTCAGTATATTTCTCAATTATAAAGAACTTCCAAGCCATTCATTAGAGCAAGTGCGTTTCCGAAGTATCACAATTGATAGTAGGCTTTCAAAAGAGCAGCAACATGAAGAATTCTTCCATGAACTCTGCCACTTATTACGACATTGTGGAAAGCATTATATGTTACCAAAGGCATTCTTGGAATTACAGGAGAACCAAGCGAATACATTTGCAATGTACGCTACTCTCCCCTATTACATGCTGCAGCACTATGATCTCAATGAATACGACATAGTACCTTTTCTATCAGAAAACTTTACCGTCACAGAATCATTGGTTGTGAAAAGATTAGAGCAGATAAAAAATAGGATTTTGTTATATAAAGAGTCAAAGGAGTTGAACGGTCATGAAAATAGCCTTATATGTTCGAGTATCGACTGA